The window TTGTTCGGAGAGAGGTTGAAGCTATATAGTtctgtatgtatgtatgagTCCGATAAAGGTGGGTGGGTTTATCGATAACCGCTGAAAAGCGATCGGAGATGCGAGCACTTTATGTGGGGGTGGCGGATATTGAGCAAAGGCTTCGATTTCGTACCCTGGAGGAACTGACAAAAGGCGAGTGAGCAGCGACGAGGAGATCAAAGGTGGattcaacaaaaaagaaagcaattTGGCGCAGTGGAAGCGCGCCGGGCTCATAACCCGGAGGTCGCACGATCGAAACGTGCAATTGCTATTTGTCTTGgattttccttttcgttttttttttcttttttgaacTTGTAGGCATTCCAACTTGTTTGGGCAAAATGACAGAGTGAATAAAAGGGCCGCAATATGGAAATGAGAAGACAGAAGCGATCTCATAAGCATAAGGGCTATCAAATTTAAATTGAATGTCTTCTTGTTGATTAACAACATGAAGCCAGGGGAGATTCATTGGCGTCTTGTGATGAATAGCATGGGATATTTATAGACACACTGGTGATGATTTCGCGGCAACAAAGCTCTTATACAGCCTTTACTCGGCCAGCCAATGACGATTTCAATATAAACAATCTCTGTCCTTGCCAGCAATTGTCATTCTCTATAACCACACCATACTAAATCATACCagcacaaaagaaaaaaacaccacTAGACTATATTTTTACATGGCATCTCTCATACTCGTCCCAGCTTTGCTCGTCTCCTCGGCAgacttcttcgtcctctccTGCAACGCGGCAATCTGCTCCGACGAATGGCTATCCCTCGACGCGCGGTCCGCCTTGACGGCCTCTTCGCTGTCGGACGCGAGCTCGGGCTTCCAGTGGCCGGAGCCCTTTTTCTGCTTGGCGAGGGAGTCCTTTTTGTGGAGGTCGTAGTCGACGTTTGTTTCTTCATGGCTCTAATTAGCAAAAATCTAGTCTCCTTTTGGTATTTCCAGAGGAAATTGGACGTACGGGTTGATGATTCCTTGAGGCCCAGCCTCTTGGTAgcggaaaaggcaaagccgCGATGGCAAATGGCCGTTTGTCTCGCAGCGGCGACGGCACGGAGAGTCAAGTTTCGAGAATACAtgttgaaaaaaagaaggtttGTGAATAATTGAAAGTTAAGGAGAAGATTCAATTGATGCTGTGAGTGAGTCGAGATAGAATAAGAGTCAAGGTAAGTCGATGTGTAAGATGTTAGGAttgatgaaaagaaaagaggaaagagaagaagagaaaagagaggagattAAAATCCCcaaagcttaaaaaaaaggagcaaAGCAAGAGAGAACAAACCCAAACTTGCAAACGTCATGtcacttctctctctccacctCACCGAAAAGGTACGGATTCGCGCTCATCGACACAGGTAGCTCGCAATCGAAAAGCCAAGCTTCTGGCTTGCACAGGGCCATAGCCGCGGCTTTGTGACGTCACCATTGCAACATGTTCTGACAAGCACAAGCATCTTACTCGTGATGATCAATGAAATGAAGTGATAAACACCTTTTTATGCTTAAAATTAATTGTGAAAGGAGGGATTTTAGTAGTTGATATCTTGAGATGCCGTTGTGTGTCGTGATCGATGGACTCTATATTCGTTCAACATGCCTTGGTATCCAAGTCAAGCTTCAAGCGTGGTGCTCTCCGCCACGATGCCAAAACGGGTAGGTAACTTT is drawn from Trichoderma atroviride chromosome 7, complete sequence and contains these coding sequences:
- a CDS encoding uncharacterized protein (EggNog:ENOG41), which encodes MYSRNLTLRAVAAARQTAICHRGFAFSATKRLGLKESSTQTNVDYDLHKKDSLAKQKKGSGHWKPELASDSEEAVKADRASRDSHSSEQIAALQERTKKSAEETSKAGTSMRDAM